A genomic window from Rhodococcus sp. KBS0724 includes:
- a CDS encoding class I adenylate-forming enzyme family protein: MSGTVIDALTYWSRTKPDLPAINFDGDVITYAELARWADGVAHDLAARGVKPGDRVGLVGANTLEWCAAALGALKVGAIVAPFNQRMLAGELTALVEDCEPTVVYCDEDLRSRLEEVRTAREGFSLAVFEQDVRPLRTAAHAGYRTPVVDLKDPTAIVFTSGTTGRPKGVIFTHASISGEMHEWSLMEPILPNGLRPLLVLPLFSAAGIIWGISRVTLQGGTLFLQPKFDPEKALRVLSEDKATTLTGPPILFDQISKVPGFTDADLSHLTTAHVGGARVPVDLLHAWQAQGVQLRQIYGQTEIGGSATAMPREEAAQYPDKCGWGGIFTKIRVVDAEGNDCAPHETGQILLRGPGMMPGYWRNEDATKATIIDGWLQTGDLGKLDENGYLTYVDRLKDMIISGGLNISPAEIETVVNRIPGVEEVAVISVPDAKFGETPAAIVKTAVPLTESDIIDFCNQNLADYKVPRYVVFVDEPLPRMASGKIAKRDLRDSYADVPDTYAKVR; encoded by the coding sequence ATGAGCGGCACTGTTATCGATGCACTGACCTATTGGTCACGCACCAAACCCGATCTACCCGCGATCAACTTCGACGGCGATGTCATCACGTATGCGGAACTGGCTAGATGGGCTGACGGGGTCGCGCACGATTTGGCGGCCCGCGGAGTGAAGCCTGGCGACCGCGTCGGCTTGGTGGGTGCCAATACGCTCGAATGGTGTGCCGCCGCCCTCGGCGCGCTGAAAGTCGGCGCGATAGTGGCACCGTTCAATCAGCGCATGCTTGCCGGTGAATTGACGGCCCTTGTCGAAGACTGCGAACCGACCGTCGTGTACTGCGATGAAGACCTGCGGTCCAGGCTCGAAGAGGTCCGAACCGCTCGCGAAGGATTCTCGCTGGCAGTGTTCGAGCAGGATGTGCGGCCGTTGCGTACCGCCGCGCACGCTGGGTACCGCACGCCTGTTGTCGATCTGAAAGATCCGACCGCCATCGTGTTCACCTCCGGCACAACGGGCCGACCGAAGGGCGTGATCTTCACGCACGCATCGATTTCCGGTGAAATGCACGAGTGGTCGTTGATGGAACCGATTCTGCCGAACGGCCTGCGTCCGCTCTTGGTGCTACCTCTGTTCAGTGCTGCCGGAATCATCTGGGGTATCTCTCGGGTGACGCTGCAGGGCGGAACACTTTTCCTGCAGCCCAAATTCGATCCGGAGAAAGCACTTCGGGTGTTGTCCGAGGACAAGGCAACCACGCTCACGGGGCCGCCGATCCTCTTCGATCAGATATCCAAGGTCCCGGGGTTCACGGACGCGGACCTGAGTCACCTGACTACGGCCCACGTCGGCGGCGCTAGAGTTCCGGTCGATCTGTTGCATGCCTGGCAGGCACAGGGGGTACAGCTTCGGCAGATTTACGGGCAGACGGAGATCGGTGGATCCGCAACAGCCATGCCGCGTGAGGAAGCCGCGCAATACCCCGACAAGTGTGGTTGGGGTGGAATCTTCACCAAGATCCGTGTCGTCGATGCAGAGGGCAACGACTGTGCACCGCACGAGACGGGCCAGATTCTGCTTCGCGGACCCGGCATGATGCCGGGCTACTGGCGCAACGAGGATGCCACCAAGGCGACCATTATCGATGGTTGGCTGCAGACCGGCGATCTCGGCAAACTCGACGAGAACGGCTACCTCACCTACGTCGATCGACTCAAGGACATGATCATCTCCGGCGGTTTGAACATCTCGCCCGCCGAAATCGAGACGGTTGTCAACCGAATTCCGGGTGTCGAGGAGGTTGCTGTCATCAGTGTGCCCGACGCGAAGTTCGGCGAGACGCCCGCCGCGATCGTCAAAACTGCAGTACCCCTGACAGAGTCGGACATCATTGACTTCTGCAATCAGAACCTGGCGGACTACAAGGTTCCGCGCTACGTGGTTTTCGTGGATGAACCGCTTCCCCGGATGGCCAGTGGGAAGATCGCCAAACGAGATCTGCGCGATTCCTATGCGGACGTCCCAGACACCTACGCGAAGGTTCGGTGA
- a CDS encoding SDR family NAD(P)-dependent oxidoreductase, with protein MSSERRVAVVTGGGRGIGAAICERLAAEGMAVAVNYSRSAQGANGVVAKIVAAGGVAASIRADISDPEQAAQLISQTTAQLGAPTVLVNNAGMNLAGSARKQSPADWDRVIGVNLSGPFYCTHAALPAMYEQNWGRVIFLGSASGGRRPSPGMSAYSAAKAGLVGMTRTLAQEVARRGITVNTVIPGFVETDIIASGGDNAAETLASQWPKIPAESIASTIAFLVSADGRHVSGEEIGVWKGGPVGF; from the coding sequence ATGTCGAGTGAACGTCGAGTCGCCGTTGTCACCGGTGGTGGCCGGGGCATCGGTGCCGCTATCTGTGAACGACTTGCAGCCGAGGGAATGGCTGTTGCAGTTAACTATTCGCGCAGTGCGCAGGGCGCGAACGGCGTAGTTGCGAAAATCGTCGCAGCAGGTGGTGTGGCAGCATCGATTCGCGCCGACATCTCTGATCCGGAGCAAGCCGCACAACTGATTTCGCAGACGACCGCGCAGTTGGGAGCGCCTACGGTACTCGTGAACAACGCGGGCATGAATCTGGCCGGCTCGGCCCGCAAGCAGAGTCCGGCCGACTGGGATCGTGTGATCGGCGTCAACCTCTCCGGCCCTTTCTACTGCACCCATGCCGCGCTACCGGCTATGTACGAACAGAATTGGGGGAGGGTCATCTTCCTGGGGTCGGCGTCGGGTGGGCGTCGTCCGTCACCGGGGATGAGTGCCTATTCGGCGGCGAAGGCCGGCCTCGTCGGAATGACTCGTACCTTGGCTCAGGAGGTTGCCCGGCGCGGCATCACGGTGAACACAGTGATTCCAGGGTTCGTCGAAACCGACATCATTGCCTCCGGTGGAGATAATGCTGCGGAAACGCTTGCCTCGCAATGGCCTAAGATTCCTGCCGAGTCCATTGCGTCGACTATTGCATTCCTTGTCAGTGCGGACGGACGCCATGTTTCCGGTGAGGAGATCGGGGTGTGGAAGGGCGGACCCGTCGGGTTCTGA
- a CDS encoding ABC transporter substrate-binding protein, protein MAKSTRTLASLSILAAAAVLATACGSSSSADDGPGSNPASGDPIKVGYINQEQAPSGSFPDLRIAAEAAVKYVNRDGGGVNGRPIELHTCITNGSPEASQGCANELVRAGVVVAMTGLDFSGPAAYEVLNAAGIPYVASNPIQGTDYNGENVFAFVGSSAGQYAAQAAFLARDGVKSVSVVVNDTPSGQQGANLFKAALTKNGITDVTVVPESPTATDFTSVVTAATRNNPDALSVLFVAPTCGQIMQAARSLGYEGKLAFSSGCLDPNVLASAGNAAEGAYFAQELLTPAVHGDDPQVQLYLDALDRYAGISSDQAGGRSPVGFSSVMTLAAFLAKAGDNPTTATVSSALRSADGVEGFMDSPVVCDGTALAGFSTICNATVRMVTVDNGKQVEASDGWIVP, encoded by the coding sequence ATGGCCAAATCCACACGGACACTTGCATCTCTATCGATCCTTGCCGCTGCCGCAGTGCTGGCAACCGCCTGCGGTAGCTCCAGTAGCGCCGACGACGGACCCGGTTCGAACCCGGCCAGCGGTGATCCGATCAAGGTCGGCTACATCAACCAGGAGCAGGCGCCGTCGGGTTCATTCCCCGATCTTCGGATTGCAGCTGAGGCTGCGGTCAAATACGTCAATCGCGACGGTGGGGGTGTCAACGGCCGACCGATCGAACTCCACACCTGTATCACCAATGGATCGCCCGAAGCATCCCAGGGCTGTGCAAACGAGTTGGTCCGTGCCGGAGTGGTCGTCGCGATGACGGGTCTCGACTTCTCGGGGCCGGCCGCGTACGAGGTACTCAATGCCGCCGGAATTCCCTACGTCGCTTCCAACCCGATTCAGGGCACCGATTACAACGGGGAGAACGTCTTTGCCTTTGTCGGTTCTTCGGCGGGGCAGTACGCGGCACAGGCCGCTTTCCTGGCGCGGGACGGCGTGAAGTCGGTATCTGTTGTCGTGAACGACACGCCGTCGGGACAACAGGGTGCAAATCTGTTCAAGGCCGCGCTGACGAAGAACGGAATCACCGACGTCACAGTAGTTCCGGAGTCGCCGACGGCCACCGATTTCACCAGTGTGGTCACCGCTGCAACGCGTAACAATCCTGATGCTCTTTCAGTGCTGTTCGTCGCTCCGACGTGTGGACAGATCATGCAGGCGGCTCGGTCGCTCGGTTACGAGGGCAAGCTGGCGTTCAGTTCGGGATGCCTTGACCCCAATGTTCTTGCCAGCGCCGGTAATGCTGCCGAAGGAGCCTACTTCGCGCAGGAATTGTTGACCCCGGCGGTGCATGGTGATGACCCGCAGGTGCAGCTCTACCTCGATGCGTTGGATCGTTACGCGGGGATCAGTTCCGATCAGGCCGGTGGTCGTTCTCCGGTCGGCTTCAGCTCGGTCATGACCTTGGCCGCGTTCCTGGCAAAAGCCGGTGATAACCCGACAACCGCGACGGTCAGTTCGGCACTGCGGTCCGCGGACGGAGTCGAAGGCTTCATGGACTCCCCGGTCGTGTGCGACGGTACGGCGCTGGCAGGCTTCTCCACGATCTGCAACGCGACGGTGCGCATGGTGACCGTTGACAATGGCAAGCAGGTTGAAGCCTCCGACGGTTGGATCGTCCCCTAA
- a CDS encoding ABC transporter permease, which yields MELFSFGLLGLGTGAIYAIFALGLILTYRASGIINFGYGAMILFGVYQFADLRTTGVLVLPIGSIDFGSRPSVLVAFAVVLLHSALLTLVIYALCFRPVHAAPPLARVVVSVGVMLAVQALVLVRFGSVPRSVAPILPNDAVTVLGAKMPADRLYLAGIVIVLAVILGFVISRTRFGMASRGAAENEKAAVLLGYRPQRLAAINWLIAGVGGTAMGILIAPTTSLEAGTYTMLIVPALGAALIGRLSSVPWAVAGGFILGATQSMLLYITQTVPWLPQNGLKQGLPFLVIIIALIVMGNKLPGRGAAEEKLPPAPAGPMRPWLIAVGIVVLAVAIPLLSSQWRLGLITTMTASILCLSLVVLTGYVGQISLAQMSLAGVAGFTLAKIGGNSWMPFPVAMILSAGVATILGVIVSIPALRVRGLHLAVVTIAAAVAIEELIFKNPKFTGGLTGSPVAQPSLFGIELGIRGGGEFPQPVFGYLVLAVASVVAIGVALLRRSSLGRQMLAVRSSERAAAASGIDAARIKLIGATIASFLAGIGGSLMAYQQGQLSFETFSVMTSLLLVAVVYIGGISSVSGGLVAALMFSGGLVSIALDEWLGLGDYESLILAIALVAGAVMNPEGVAGMVHRLKLHRTSGTKTGAEHDSELEGISDQAPVLAGMKEA from the coding sequence GTGGAATTGTTCTCCTTCGGTTTGCTCGGTCTCGGTACCGGCGCTATCTATGCGATCTTCGCTCTCGGTCTCATCTTGACGTACCGCGCGTCCGGAATCATCAATTTCGGATACGGCGCAATGATCTTGTTCGGTGTCTATCAGTTCGCCGACCTTCGCACCACGGGAGTGTTGGTGCTACCGATCGGTTCGATCGATTTTGGCAGCAGGCCTTCAGTTCTGGTGGCTTTTGCCGTCGTTCTTCTCCATTCGGCGCTGCTGACGCTGGTGATCTACGCCCTGTGCTTCCGTCCGGTTCATGCGGCGCCTCCGCTGGCCCGCGTCGTCGTCTCGGTTGGTGTGATGCTCGCGGTCCAGGCGTTGGTACTGGTGCGGTTCGGGTCGGTTCCTCGGTCCGTTGCTCCGATCCTGCCCAATGACGCCGTGACGGTCCTTGGTGCAAAGATGCCGGCAGATCGGCTCTATCTCGCGGGGATCGTGATTGTTCTCGCGGTGATACTCGGTTTTGTCATCAGCAGAACACGTTTCGGTATGGCATCGAGAGGTGCGGCGGAGAATGAGAAGGCTGCTGTGCTGCTCGGCTATCGCCCGCAGCGTTTGGCTGCGATCAACTGGTTGATCGCCGGCGTCGGCGGTACCGCGATGGGAATCCTCATTGCCCCGACAACCTCACTCGAGGCTGGTACCTACACGATGCTGATCGTTCCGGCTCTCGGCGCGGCGCTTATCGGGCGTCTGTCCTCCGTGCCGTGGGCGGTCGCAGGTGGTTTCATTCTCGGTGCCACTCAGTCGATGTTGCTCTACATCACCCAGACCGTGCCGTGGTTGCCGCAGAACGGCCTCAAACAAGGCCTGCCCTTCCTCGTGATCATCATCGCTTTGATCGTGATGGGCAACAAACTGCCCGGTCGCGGCGCCGCTGAGGAGAAGCTTCCTCCCGCACCGGCCGGGCCGATGAGGCCGTGGCTCATTGCAGTGGGGATCGTTGTGCTCGCGGTGGCCATACCGCTCCTGAGTTCTCAATGGAGGCTTGGACTCATCACGACGATGACGGCCTCGATTCTGTGTCTGTCGCTCGTAGTGCTCACCGGATACGTCGGGCAGATATCACTGGCCCAGATGTCGCTGGCAGGAGTCGCCGGATTCACCCTCGCGAAGATCGGGGGCAACAGTTGGATGCCGTTCCCCGTCGCGATGATTCTGTCGGCTGGTGTTGCGACGATTCTTGGTGTGATCGTGTCCATTCCGGCGTTGCGGGTTCGCGGCTTGCACCTCGCAGTCGTGACAATTGCCGCGGCGGTTGCCATCGAGGAGTTGATCTTCAAGAATCCGAAATTCACCGGCGGCCTCACTGGGTCTCCGGTGGCGCAGCCTTCCTTGTTCGGCATTGAATTGGGTATCCGCGGGGGTGGGGAGTTCCCGCAACCGGTGTTCGGGTATCTCGTTCTGGCTGTTGCATCGGTTGTTGCGATCGGGGTCGCGTTGCTGCGTCGTAGTTCGCTCGGCCGTCAGATGCTCGCTGTCCGCAGTAGTGAACGCGCCGCTGCCGCTTCGGGTATCGATGCTGCGCGCATCAAGTTGATCGGCGCGACGATTGCGTCGTTCCTCGCGGGAATCGGTGGATCTCTGATGGCGTACCAGCAGGGACAGTTGTCATTCGAGACTTTCAGTGTGATGACGTCATTGCTGCTCGTGGCGGTCGTCTACATCGGTGGAATCTCCAGCGTGTCCGGTGGACTGGTTGCGGCACTGATGTTCTCCGGTGGATTGGTGTCGATAGCACTCGACGAGTGGTTGGGTCTCGGTGATTACGAATCGCTGATCCTTGCCATTGCTCTCGTAGCGGGTGCAGTGATGAATCCCGAGGGTGTGGCAGGCATGGTGCATCGACTCAAACTGCATCGAACCAGCGGTACCAAGACTGGCGCCGAGCATGATTCGGAACTCGAGGGCATATCCGACCAGGCTCCCGTGCTCGCCGGAATGAAGGAGGCGTGA
- a CDS encoding ABC transporter ATP-binding protein, translating to MLLETEELSVAFGGVKALDGAHLSVAGGEVVGLIGPNGAGKTTFIDAVTGFVPSTGRVMFDGNDIAHLAPHRRARTGVVRTFQQLELYQDLSVADNISVAAKSTAPDPSVALLERFGLEGLAQAYPEDLSHGHQRLVGIARALASEPRLLLLDEPAAGLDSSESIGLVEPIRALADEGIGILLIDHDVDLVFAVCDRVYVLDFGKVIGSGTPAEVGSSEVVRTAYLGASA from the coding sequence ATGTTGCTCGAGACGGAAGAACTGTCGGTAGCCTTCGGCGGTGTCAAAGCCCTCGACGGTGCACATCTGTCGGTGGCGGGCGGTGAGGTTGTCGGTTTGATCGGGCCGAACGGTGCGGGCAAGACGACGTTCATCGACGCTGTGACCGGATTTGTTCCGTCCACAGGGCGAGTCATGTTCGACGGCAACGATATTGCACATCTTGCTCCGCACCGACGGGCCAGGACCGGAGTGGTGCGAACCTTCCAGCAACTCGAGCTCTACCAGGATCTGTCGGTGGCCGACAACATCAGTGTGGCGGCAAAATCCACAGCGCCAGACCCGAGTGTTGCTCTGCTGGAACGATTCGGGCTCGAAGGTCTCGCCCAGGCGTATCCCGAGGATCTCTCGCACGGCCATCAGCGACTCGTGGGAATCGCGCGAGCGCTGGCTTCGGAGCCACGTCTGCTTCTTCTCGACGAACCGGCGGCCGGACTCGATTCGTCCGAGTCGATCGGCTTGGTGGAGCCGATCCGAGCGCTTGCGGACGAAGGCATCGGGATTCTGCTCATCGACCACGACGTCGATCTGGTCTTTGCGGTCTGCGATCGCGTGTACGTCCTCGATTTCGGGAAGGTCATCGGTTCCGGAACGCCTGCTGAGGTGGGGTCCTCCGAAGTTGTCCGCACTGCATACCTGGGAGCAAGCGCATGA
- a CDS encoding ABC transporter ATP-binding protein, which translates to MSTVLSVDNLSAGYGRALAVRDVSFEVEEGEVVALLGRNGAGKTSTLLTLSGILKARGGTVSVGGRVVTPGRPYAATKAGIAHVPEERALFSGLTVRENLIIAGARGKSELAQVYELFPELERLIDRRAGLLSGGEQQMLALARALRQRPKVLMVDEMSLGLAPMICARLVSILRGLADTTGIAVVLVEQHLELALEAADRGYVLRHGSVVMSGTRDDLLLRRAELESSYLGGAVEQRSA; encoded by the coding sequence ATGAGCACTGTGTTGTCGGTCGACAATCTGTCCGCAGGCTACGGGCGGGCCCTCGCGGTGCGAGACGTTTCCTTCGAGGTCGAGGAAGGCGAAGTGGTTGCGCTACTGGGACGCAACGGTGCGGGAAAAACGTCCACGTTGCTCACACTCTCCGGGATTCTCAAAGCGCGTGGTGGAACGGTGAGCGTCGGCGGGCGAGTTGTTACGCCGGGGCGTCCGTACGCGGCGACCAAGGCCGGAATCGCTCATGTGCCTGAGGAACGAGCGTTGTTCTCGGGGTTGACTGTTCGTGAGAATTTGATCATCGCCGGTGCGCGCGGAAAGTCGGAACTGGCGCAGGTCTACGAGCTCTTTCCGGAACTGGAGCGATTGATCGACCGACGGGCCGGTCTTCTCTCGGGCGGCGAACAGCAGATGTTGGCGCTGGCCCGCGCACTGCGCCAACGCCCGAAGGTACTCATGGTCGACGAGATGAGCCTGGGTCTTGCACCGATGATCTGTGCTCGACTGGTGAGCATCCTTCGGGGACTTGCCGACACAACCGGCATCGCAGTCGTGTTGGTCGAGCAGCACCTGGAGCTTGCGCTCGAGGCGGCAGATCGTGGCTATGTGCTGCGGCACGGGTCCGTCGTGATGTCCGGAACTCGGGACGATTTGCTGTTGCGTCGAGCCGAGCTCGAATCGTCGTACCTGGGCGGCGCGGTCGAGCAACGCTCTGCCTGA
- a CDS encoding glucose 1-dehydrogenase, with product MTDLAGKSAIVTGAASGIGAATARELVARGAKVLIADIDDVRGASVASSLGDSAIYLHTDVTSETDIAAAVSIAVDRFGRLDCMVNNAGRVGSWTFLEDTSADEWDNSFAVLARSVFLGCKHASRVMRDQGSGSIVNVSSVAGVRTGFGPHPYSAAKAAVLQLTNTAAMELAPFRIRVNALIPGGVATRIVGHGSGLEADALDNSVESVRRGLHKFQPIPRAGEPEDLAQAVAYLASDGASFVTGQHIAVDGGLMLGKKWPANYLEEARAASTRVFEA from the coding sequence ATGACTGATCTCGCCGGAAAATCCGCCATCGTCACCGGAGCCGCAAGTGGCATCGGAGCTGCCACTGCCAGAGAGTTGGTGGCGCGCGGAGCCAAGGTTCTGATCGCCGATATCGACGATGTCCGCGGCGCATCCGTTGCCTCCTCACTCGGCGATTCGGCAATCTACCTCCACACCGATGTGACAAGCGAAACCGACATCGCCGCAGCGGTTTCCATTGCAGTCGACCGATTCGGACGCCTTGATTGCATGGTCAACAACGCCGGACGCGTCGGATCGTGGACGTTCCTCGAAGACACGTCGGCAGATGAATGGGACAACTCATTTGCCGTGCTGGCTCGCAGTGTGTTCTTGGGCTGCAAGCATGCCTCCCGGGTCATGCGTGATCAGGGCAGCGGCAGCATCGTCAATGTCTCCTCCGTCGCCGGAGTCCGAACGGGCTTCGGCCCGCATCCCTACAGCGCCGCAAAAGCGGCAGTACTGCAGTTGACCAACACCGCCGCCATGGAACTCGCACCCTTTCGCATCCGCGTCAACGCTCTGATCCCCGGCGGCGTCGCGACCAGGATCGTCGGGCACGGCTCCGGCCTGGAAGCGGACGCACTCGACAACAGTGTCGAATCCGTCCGCCGTGGCCTTCACAAATTCCAACCGATCCCGCGCGCCGGCGAGCCCGAAGACCTCGCGCAAGCAGTGGCATACCTGGCCTCCGACGGCGCGTCCTTCGTAACCGGACAACACATCGCCGTCGACGGCGGTCTCATGCTCGGCAAGAAGTGGCCGGCCAACTACCTCGAAGAGGCGCGTGCCGCCTCAACCCGGGTTTTCGAGGCCTGA
- a CDS encoding enoyl-CoA hydratase-related protein codes for MSDLILTEQPRPGVLVIRLNSPETLNSMNADLVEALYQTLDEVRRDSTVRAIVLTGVGRAFCAGLDLRGYGTPPGAAEGEGRAQAGLRVQQHIASLVDLCRSVRAPIIAAVNGAAAGGGLSLALMADIRILSEDAVLHAAFIRRGLSNCDIGMSYLLPRMIGFSRAAQIMLTGRSIDALEAERIGLASSVEPADKLVDVALDTAEAIARNSPFGVWMTKEVMWSNLEAPSLRAAIDLENRTQILSALTKDHREAVQSFLEKRPAEYRNN; via the coding sequence ATGTCCGACCTGATCCTTACCGAGCAGCCTCGTCCCGGCGTTCTGGTGATCCGACTGAACAGCCCGGAAACTCTCAACTCGATGAACGCCGACCTCGTAGAGGCTCTGTATCAGACGTTGGACGAGGTTCGCCGCGATTCCACGGTCCGCGCGATCGTCCTCACCGGAGTTGGACGGGCATTCTGCGCAGGTCTGGATCTGCGTGGCTATGGAACACCGCCTGGTGCGGCTGAAGGGGAGGGGCGGGCGCAAGCCGGGTTGCGGGTTCAGCAGCACATCGCGAGCCTTGTCGACCTGTGCCGCAGTGTTCGGGCACCGATCATTGCAGCGGTCAACGGTGCCGCAGCGGGCGGGGGACTCTCGCTTGCGCTCATGGCGGACATCCGGATTTTGTCAGAGGATGCGGTGCTGCACGCCGCATTCATTCGCCGGGGTCTGTCCAACTGCGATATCGGCATGAGCTACTTGCTTCCCCGCATGATCGGATTTTCCCGGGCGGCGCAGATCATGCTCACCGGCCGTTCCATCGATGCGCTCGAAGCCGAGCGGATCGGCCTCGCCTCGTCGGTCGAACCCGCGGACAAGCTCGTCGATGTTGCGCTCGATACCGCCGAGGCCATCGCCAGGAACAGTCCGTTCGGGGTGTGGATGACCAAGGAGGTCATGTGGTCGAACCTCGAAGCGCCGTCGCTGCGGGCCGCAATCGATTTGGAGAATCGCACGCAGATTCTCAGTGCCCTGACAAAAGATCACCGAGAAGCCGTTCAATCTTTCCTCGAGAAGCGGCCAGCTGAGTACCGGAACAACTAG
- a CDS encoding LLM class F420-dependent oxidoreductase, whose translation MKVGIAAGYWGSGPPRHVERMVDEAEALGVDSFWTAETYGSDALTPLAWWGARTTSIKLGTAVCQMSARTPTSLAMAAQTVDHLSGGRMIVGIGASGPQVVEGWYGQPYPRPLERTREYVEIMRAVWAREKPVAYKGRHYQLPFDGGTGLGKPLKSIVHPLRSDIPVYLGAEGPKNVALAAEIADGWTPLWFSPKSDEFYRAALAEGFARDGARRSESDFEIANTCWLVEHDDVEKAAARLKPTVALYAGGMGAKGANFHNDVFTRMGWGEVCSEIQELYLSGRPELAAQAVPTEMVEDVALVGPADKIIDEIVGKWKKTCLTTLILGGWPKPENRERILDAVMS comes from the coding sequence ATGAAGGTTGGAATTGCCGCAGGCTACTGGGGCTCGGGTCCGCCGCGTCACGTCGAGCGGATGGTGGACGAGGCAGAAGCGCTTGGCGTCGACAGTTTCTGGACAGCGGAGACGTACGGGTCCGATGCGCTGACGCCCCTTGCGTGGTGGGGCGCGCGGACAACGTCGATCAAACTGGGCACTGCGGTGTGCCAGATGTCCGCCCGCACTCCGACCTCACTCGCGATGGCGGCACAGACCGTTGATCATCTGTCCGGTGGACGGATGATTGTCGGGATCGGTGCATCCGGACCACAGGTCGTCGAGGGTTGGTACGGCCAGCCGTATCCCAGGCCGCTCGAGCGCACCCGCGAATACGTCGAGATCATGCGTGCGGTGTGGGCCCGTGAGAAGCCCGTCGCGTACAAGGGCCGGCACTACCAACTGCCGTTCGACGGCGGAACCGGGCTCGGTAAGCCGCTCAAGTCGATCGTCCACCCCCTGCGTAGCGACATTCCGGTTTACCTTGGCGCTGAGGGGCCCAAGAACGTCGCGTTGGCCGCGGAGATCGCCGACGGATGGACACCGCTGTGGTTCTCGCCCAAGAGCGACGAGTTCTACCGCGCGGCGCTGGCCGAGGGATTTGCCCGTGATGGTGCCCGCCGGAGCGAATCGGATTTCGAAATCGCCAACACGTGCTGGCTCGTCGAGCACGACGACGTCGAAAAGGCAGCCGCAAGGCTCAAACCGACTGTTGCTCTGTACGCCGGCGGGATGGGTGCAAAGGGTGCGAACTTCCACAACGACGTCTTTACCCGAATGGGTTGGGGCGAGGTGTGTTCCGAGATTCAGGAGCTGTACCTCAGCGGCCGTCCGGAGCTCGCGGCGCAGGCAGTGCCCACTGAGATGGTGGAAGATGTCGCTCTGGTCGGACCCGCTGACAAGATCATCGACGAAATTGTCGGCAAATGGAAGAAGACCTGTCTGACGACGTTGATTCTGGGCGGCTGGCCGAAACCGGAGAACCGCGAACGGATCCTCGACGCGGTGATGTCATGA